A segment of the Luteolibacter arcticus genome:
CGTCACCGAGCAGGAAATTCCCGCTGTCGTCGAGGTCCATGGCGAACTCGGTGCGGACGCCATCGTCTCCCTCGTAGGTCCACTCGCCGACCAATCCGCCGAGTGGCTTGAGATGTTCCGAGGGCGGCGTGACTTCGAGTTGGTCGCGGGTGCTGGCGATGAGCCAGGAGCCGTCGGCCTGTTTCACCTGGGTGGCGGTGTAGCTGATGGACTTCACCGGTTCGCTGTCCGAGACCGTGAAATGGACCACACCTTCCTCGATGGCGACGCCAGGGGCGACGAGATGCACCGAGGAGGCCTCAAGCGCGACCTGCGGGACGTCCTCGCCCTCGAAGATCTCCTTGTAGCGCGCCTCGATGGCCTCGCGGCCCTGGTAGGTCTCGCCATCCCGGCCGATCATTTCCCCCTCCGGGAGAAAGAGGCCTGCGATGGTGGCGGCATCCTTGGCATTGAAGGCGGCGACGAAGCGGGCGGCGGCCTTGCCGAGGGACTCGACATCGGCATCTTCGGTGGACGCCTCCCCGGCGGGCGGGGTGGCGGGTGTGGCCGGTTCTTGAGCGGGCGCGAGGGCTGGCAGGGCGGCGAAGAGGGCGGCGAGTAGTGGCCGCCGGAGGTAGGTCCGGAGTTTCATGGCGATCTCGGGAAGCGTGAAACCCTCATCTAACGGACGAGGGCAATCTAGTTGATAGCCCAAGGAATTTTCCGGGCCATGATTTTTTTAAGATGTCCCGGACAGGCGCAGCCGAAGCACCGCAGTCAGGCCTCGAAATCACCTCCAGCCCGCAGAAAAGACGTCCCAAGTGAGCACCAGAGAGCCCGAGTGGCCTCTGGCGTGCGTCGATTTGTTTGAGGGCGGGCACGCTTCGATTCGCGACTGCTTCCGCGCCCTTTAAGGGACAGCTGGGAACATCATTGGAATGTAAGATAATCAGGGGAATTTAACTGTTAGGCTGATTATTGACTTTCCCCGATTTTTTTACTTCAAGCTGAAGGGTCGCCATCACCCTACACACACACTGATAAATGAAACTCCCACTCCCGGGATACGGCCTGTGCCTGGCACTCACAGCCGTGATCTCCTCCCTGCCGGCCCTCGCCCAAGAGCCGACATTCACCCTGACCCCGTCCGCGGATCACCAGCAGCTCGGAGCCAACTATGTCGCCGTCGGTGACATCAATGGCGACGGGACCGTCGACCTCGCGATCTCCGATCCGGGCTACCGTGCTGATGGCAACTACAGCGCGGGCATCGTCCATCTGATCAGCGGCGCCGATGGCACCACCTTGCGCGGCTACCAGGGAAACATCGCCGGATCCCAGTTCTTCGGGCTGGGGCTCGCCGCACTCGACGTGAATCGTGACGGCGTCGCCGACCTAGCAATCGGTGCGCCGGGACAATCCGACGCGAGCGGCGGCTACGGAGCAGGCGCAGTCTGGATTTTCTCCGGCGCGAGTGGTGCCGTGCTCTCCACCACCGCGGGACCTGCGGGTTCGCAATACGGCGGGGCGATCGAAAATGCCGGCGACCAGAATGGCGACGGCGTCGATGACCTCTACGTCGGGGCGCCCGGTGCCGGTATCTATTATGGAGCCGTCCACGTGCAATCCGGGGCCGACGGATCGACCCTGCGGGTCATCAATACCACGGACTCCTTCACGAACTTCGGCACCATTCTGGCCACCGTTGGCGATGTCGACGGCGATGGCCGGGCCGATGTGGCGATCGGTGCCCCCGGATTCCGCGTCGCGGGGAACTACGCCGGCAAGGTCTCGATCGTCCGCAGTTCGGACGGAGGCACCGCGGCGGAAATCACTGGCACCGCGGTGTATCATCGCCTCGGGGAATCGCTTGCGGCGGTTCCGGACGTCAATGGCGATGGCCTGGCGGATCTCATGGTCGGCTCCTATTCCAGCGGTGGAGCGATCGTCGTCTCCGGACGCGATCTCACCACGCTGGTGGATCTCTCGCTGACATCGCTACCGGCTTACCAGCAGGTCCATGTCGGTGGTGGTCTGGACTATGACCATGATGGCACCATCGATTGGTTGATCGGCTCGCCGGGACTGGTCGCCAGCGGAAGCGGGCGCACGGGCGGCATCCGGTTGATCTCGGGGGCCGACAGCTCGACTCTCGTGGAGTACACGACGAACGCGCCCTACACCGGACTTGGCTTGAAGCCACGCGTCTTGGCGGGCCTGGGTTTTGCCGCGGGTGAGGACTCGCTGCTGGATCCCGAAACCAATGGCCACGGCTTCGCCCACGTCTGGCGGGCGACCCAAGTCATCATCGAGATCCCCGATACCGATGGTGACGGCGTGAAAGACGACATCGATGCCGTGCCAAACTCCATCCTCACCGCCACGGTGAAGATCCTCGGCATCGACAGCACCGTGAAGAACACGGTGGACGCCACCGGCACCTCGTTGGCCGACCGCTTCGCCAAGCTCGGCAAACTGTCCGACTACCGGAAGCCGGCGCTCTACCTCGCGAACGCGACCCTGCTGGCCGTGAATCTTGCCCGCGACAAGGTTGTCACGACCAAGGAAGCCGTGCGACTGACGGCTACGGCGGCAGTCGGCACCCTGCTGGGTTCGCTCCGTCGCTGAGGTCCCTGCTTTGGTTACTCGTTCCTTTGTGCCCCGGAGCATCCCGCTCCGGGGCATTTTTTGGGCTCTTCGTCCAATAACCGGCTTATTCCCAACGAGCCAGTTTGTATGAAGCGCTCCGTGAGAGAAATGAGTGAGTATTCAAAAACCCGTTGCGGTGCACAAGGGAGCACGACGAGAGTGAAAATGGGATGAATGGATGGGGCCAGCTACTCGTCTCATTATGGCCCAAGGGTAGAAATACCCGAACCCCACTCCTCGCATTATGAAAGCGCCATCCAACTGGATCGTTTTATTGGCGGTTCTGTCCCTCTTCGGCTCCGGCGTCGCTCCCGCCCAACGCGTGGCGGGACGCGGAGCCAACCAGCCGTCGGCGGGCCGCTCCGCCGCGCCCGCCCGCTCGGCCCCGTCGGTCCGTTCGGCACCGAGCTATCGGCCTGCGCCGTCGGTCCGCTCGGCACCGAGCTATCGGCCTGCGCCGTCGGTCCGTTCGGCACCGAGCTATCGACCTGCGCCGTCAGTCCGCTCTGCTCCAACCTATCGGCCCACGCCGTCTGCTCGTCCGGCACCCTCCCGGCAAGTGACTCCGCGCCAGATCGCTCCTCGTCAAGTCACTCCCCGGGTCACGCCGCAGCGCTCGACGCCCCAGCAACGGCCGACGGTGCGACCCACCCCGCAGCGCCAGATCACCCCGCGGCAAACACCTTCGCGAGTGCAGCCAAATGTGACGCAGACACCGCGGCCGACGGCCCGGCCGGGATCCACCGTCACGCCGTCCGCACCCCGGCAGTTGACGCGCCAGCAGCCATCGACCCGGCCGATGCCGCAGGTAGGGAAAGTAACGAAGCCGGGCGGCGTCGGATCTCTCGACCCGAACCGTTTCAACCGCGTGCCCACCAAGCTTGCGGCCACGGGGCGGCAGCTTCAGACCAACCAGCCTTCCCTCGCTCGACGTCAGGTGGGCTTCGTCCGCCCCGATGGCAAGCCTGGCCGGCTCACGCTGAGCCGGCCTGCCGACCGGACCGGCGTGCTGGCCCGGAATACCGGGCTGGATCCCGTGGCGCAGAAAAAGTGGGGGAACTGGGGCAAGTGGTCTTCCATGCCGCGTGACGGCACACCTCGGGTTGGCCTGCCGGGGGGCATGACGCGGCGAGGTGGCTCGCTCGATGCCGCCCTGATCAGCCCGAATTTCCGGCGCTCGGTGAACTGGAGCTACCACCCGAGCTGCTGGGGTTCGAATCCATGGTGGACTGCCAGCGCCTCCCATCGCGGCTGGTATCACAGTCACTGGAACTACTGCTGGAGTCCTAGCTGGTACCGCCGCTGTTACAGCAATTGGTATCCGTCCTGGTATCCTGGCTACTCCATCCGCTCCTACCCGGTTTCCTGGGGCCTCGCGTGCTGGGGCCTCGGCAGCGTGATCTACGACACCGGCTACTACTCTTATATTAATCCCTACACGCCCGAGCCCTACCGCTACGAGAGCACGGTGATCGACTACGAGCAGCCGATGTCGGTGATCGCCCGCGAGTACACCTCCGGCGACGAAATCGCCTCCAATCTCAGCGCCAGCCGTTCTGCCGATATGCTGGATCGCTCGCGCTCCGCCTTCCGCGACGAGGATTACCTCACAGCGCTGACCAACGTCGACGAAGCGATCTCCTATCAGCCGGGCGACTCCGCGCTCCATGAGTATCGCGCGCTGGTGCTATTCGCGCTTGGCAAATACCGCGATGCGGCAGGCGTGCTTCATCCACTGCTCGCCTCCGGTCCAGGCTGGGATCGTGCGACCATGACCGGCCTCTACGGCGCTGAGAGCAGCTACCTCACGCAGCTTGCCAAGCTGGAGAATTACGTGGCCTCCACGCCTGACCAGCCCGCCCCGCGCTTCCTGCTCGGATATCACTATCTGGTCGGCGGTGAACTCGATCGCGCCGCGAGGGAGTTCGACGAAGTCGCACGGTTGCGGCCGGACGACAGCATCAGCCGCCAGCTTCGCGATCTTGCGCGCTCGTCGGTGCAATCCCAGAGCGACGAACCGGTCCCTCCGCCCGCCGCCGCCGATGGCGAGCCAGCGGTCGAAGGTCCTTCCTCGACGCAACTCATCGGCACATGGCGTAGCAACCGCGCCGATCAGGGAGTCGTGACGCTGAGCCTGCGGCAGGACGCAGGCTTCACCTGGAACTTCACCAAGGATGGGACCTCAGCGAACGAATTGGCCGGCACGTGGGAGATCAACGACCGCGGCCTGCTTGTCCTCAGCGCGGACAACGCCCAGATGGTCGGCGAAGTGAAGTTCAGCCCGGAGCAGAAGATGACTTTCATCCTCGCCGGTGGGCCGGAGGGTGATCCGGGCCTGACCTTTGACCGCGTGCCTTGATGCAAAAACACAAACCCCGTCCCGCGGGAGCACGGGACGGGGCTGGTGGCGACTATTCCGGGGGGAGAATAAGTGTCCGTTAATTACTTCTTGTAGGTGCCCTTCAGGAAGGGCTCGCCAACGACGCCCTTGTATTCCTTGAGGATCTTGAACTGACCGTCGGCGCGCGTTTCGCCGATGTAGACGTTCTTGGTGAGGTGGCGGTTCTTCTGGGTGGTGACCTTGCCGCCGGGGCCGTCGAAGGAGATGCCGGCTTCAAGCGCGGCATTCACCTTGTCCACGTCGAAGGAGCCGGCCTTCTCGACCGCGGCCTTCCAGAGGTAGACGCCGTCGTAGCTGAGCACCATCGGCGAGCAGGTCACGCGGCCTTCCTTCACGATGCCGGGAGTGTCGGTCTTCTTCAGCCAAGCCTGGAAGCCATCGGTGAACTTCTTGTTCGCCGGCGACTTGATCGACTGGAAGTAGGTCCAGCAGCCGAGCTGGCCGACCAGTTGTTTCGCGGGCAAGCCGCGGAACTCGTCTTCCGAGATCGAGAAGCTGACGACAGGGCAGGTCTCGGCGGTGAGACCGGCGGCGGCGTACTCCTTGAAGAAGGGCACGTTGGTATCACCGTTGAGGGTGTTGATCACGCAGGCGCTGCCACCGGCGGCGAACTGTTTGATCTCGGCGATGATCTGCTGGTAATCGGTGTGGCCGAATGGCGTGTACTTGCCGGCGGAGACGATCTCGTCGCCTTCCTTGCGGAAGCCACCGCCAATGTTCTCAAGCGGCACGCCCTTGCTGAGCAGGTATTCGAGCAGCACCAGGTTGGTGGTCTGCGGATAGACGTAGTCGGAGCCGATCAGGTAGAACTTCTTCTTCCCTTCCGCGAGCATGTAGTCGACGGCCGGGGTGGCCTGCTGGTTCACGGCTTCGGCGGTGTAGAAGATGTTCTTCGACATTTCCTCACCCTCGTACTGCACGGGGTAGAAGAGAAGGCCCTTCTTTTCCTCGAAGACGGGGAGCACCGACTTGCGGCTGACCGAGGTCCAGCAGCCGAAGGTCACGGCGACCTTGTCCTGATCGAGGAGTTGCTTGGCCTTCTCGGCGAAGAGCGGCCAGTTCGAGGCGCCGTCCACGACGACGGGTTCGATCTTCTTGCCCATCACGCCACCGGCGGCGTTGATTTCATCGAAGGTGAAGAGCAGCACGTCGCGCAGCGAGGTCTCGCTGATCGCCATGGTGCCGCTGAGAGAGTGAAGGACGCCGACCTTGACAGTGTCTTGGGCGGTGGAGGGGGAAGCGCCGAAAGCGGCGGTGAGCGCTGCACAAGCGAGCAGGCGTTGGAAGACGGAGCGGGTCATGAATTTGGGACAGATGGTGTTTTTAGAGCAAGCGGCGAAAAGGCCCGTTCCTGGAGGGAACCGGGAACGGACCTTCCCGCTGCAACCGATTGATACCAAGGAAGGGGGGGTGGCCTAGAAAGCGCAGCCGATGCCGATGTTGGCGGTCAGGAAGTCATTGTCCGGACGGCCGGAGCGGCTGTTGCCGACGACATCGCTGTCGGTGAGGTAGTAGGTGAAGCCGCCGTGGATATTCCAGGAGCCGTAGTCTTCACCAAGGAAGTCCAGGGCGTAGGTGGCGTTGACGCCCAGCGAACCGTAGCCCAAGCCGCTGTCGATGCTGCCTGGGTGGAAGTCGTCATCAAGGAAGTAGGCGACGTTCAGCGGGAACGAGAAGGTCACCGGACCGGCTTCAATCGAGTGGGAGATACCGGCCACGATGACGGTACCATTGTTGCCGCCGGACGCACCGGGATCGACGCGGTTGTGGAACGTCAGCGAAGGATTGAGGAAGCAAGCGTAGGCGAACTTGATATCGACGATCTGTTCGTTGCCGCTGGCATAATACCAGTTTTGATAGAGGCCGGTGATGCTGAGATCACCGATCTTGTAGCCAAGTCCGGCCCAGATATCGACCTCCTGGAGGGAACCACCGATGGAGGAGGGAACCTTGTCGTTCATGTCCCACCACGTGCCGAGGAT
Coding sequences within it:
- a CDS encoding YybH family protein, with the translated sequence MKLRTYLRRPLLAALFAALPALAPAQEPATPATPPAGEASTEDADVESLGKAAARFVAAFNAKDAATIAGLFLPEGEMIGRDGETYQGREAIEARYKEIFEGEDVPQVALEASSVHLVAPGVAIEEGVVHFTVSDSEPVKSISYTATQVKQADGSWLIASTRDQLEVTPPSEHLKPLGGLVGEWTYEGDDGVRTEFAMDLDDSGNFLLGDAVATDEDGDIQTTSVRIGWNPATSSLFWWTFDSDGGNATGQWTRSGDGWLIRTSGITADAETNAATQKLSFDGEDTIVWSSTDRVLDGEHLPDIEVRFVRRAPDPDADPLAGTPEEPETK
- a CDS encoding tetratricopeptide repeat protein, with protein sequence MPTKLAATGRQLQTNQPSLARRQVGFVRPDGKPGRLTLSRPADRTGVLARNTGLDPVAQKKWGNWGKWSSMPRDGTPRVGLPGGMTRRGGSLDAALISPNFRRSVNWSYHPSCWGSNPWWTASASHRGWYHSHWNYCWSPSWYRRCYSNWYPSWYPGYSIRSYPVSWGLACWGLGSVIYDTGYYSYINPYTPEPYRYESTVIDYEQPMSVIAREYTSGDEIASNLSASRSADMLDRSRSAFRDEDYLTALTNVDEAISYQPGDSALHEYRALVLFALGKYRDAAGVLHPLLASGPGWDRATMTGLYGAESSYLTQLAKLENYVASTPDQPAPRFLLGYHYLVGGELDRAAREFDEVARLRPDDSISRQLRDLARSSVQSQSDEPVPPPAAADGEPAVEGPSSTQLIGTWRSNRADQGVVTLSLRQDAGFTWNFTKDGTSANELAGTWEINDRGLLVLSADNAQMVGEVKFSPEQKMTFILAGGPEGDPGLTFDRVP
- the urtA gene encoding urea ABC transporter substrate-binding protein, which translates into the protein MTRSVFQRLLACAALTAAFGASPSTAQDTVKVGVLHSLSGTMAISETSLRDVLLFTFDEINAAGGVMGKKIEPVVVDGASNWPLFAEKAKQLLDQDKVAVTFGCWTSVSRKSVLPVFEEKKGLLFYPVQYEGEEMSKNIFYTAEAVNQQATPAVDYMLAEGKKKFYLIGSDYVYPQTTNLVLLEYLLSKGVPLENIGGGFRKEGDEIVSAGKYTPFGHTDYQQIIAEIKQFAAGGSACVINTLNGDTNVPFFKEYAAAGLTAETCPVVSFSISEDEFRGLPAKQLVGQLGCWTYFQSIKSPANKKFTDGFQAWLKKTDTPGIVKEGRVTCSPMVLSYDGVYLWKAAVEKAGSFDVDKVNAALEAGISFDGPGGKVTTQKNRHLTKNVYIGETRADGQFKILKEYKGVVGEPFLKGTYKK